In Caldalkalibacillus thermarum, a single window of DNA contains:
- a CDS encoding sulfurtransferase: MNSKTIVSFDWLKSRLDDPQVVIADCRFVLGQPEAGAEGYRKDHISGAVYFDLEKDLSGPVQAHGGRHPLPDLDAFVEKLGRAGIDETKTVVAYDDQGGPMAARLWWMLKYLGHDRVYLLEKPYSAWKNEGYPVTAEVTRPAPLQFRPKPNPDMIASIDEVKQKLHDPQVILIDARARERYTGEQEPIDRVGGHIPGAVNEFWQEGLNADGSWKSPEEQRQRFSRYLDQKDKELIVYCGSGVTACANVVALHEVGLQPKLYVGSWSDWISYEDNEIETGDHGGLK; the protein is encoded by the coding sequence ATGAACAGCAAAACCATTGTTTCTTTTGACTGGTTAAAATCCCGCCTGGATGACCCCCAGGTGGTCATCGCCGATTGCCGCTTTGTTTTGGGGCAGCCAGAAGCAGGGGCTGAAGGCTACCGCAAAGACCATATTTCCGGTGCTGTTTATTTTGACTTGGAAAAAGACTTGTCGGGCCCTGTTCAAGCCCATGGGGGCCGCCACCCTTTACCTGACTTGGACGCTTTTGTGGAGAAACTTGGGCGGGCAGGGATCGACGAGACGAAAACAGTGGTCGCCTATGACGATCAAGGGGGGCCGATGGCGGCCCGCTTGTGGTGGATGTTAAAATATTTGGGCCATGATCGAGTTTACTTGCTGGAAAAGCCCTATTCGGCGTGGAAAAACGAGGGTTACCCGGTGACGGCTGAAGTGACCCGCCCTGCCCCTCTTCAATTTAGACCTAAACCCAATCCGGACATGATCGCCAGCATAGACGAGGTGAAACAAAAGTTACACGATCCTCAAGTGATACTCATTGATGCCCGGGCCAGGGAACGCTATACCGGTGAACAGGAACCCATTGATCGTGTAGGCGGCCATATTCCCGGGGCAGTCAATGAGTTTTGGCAAGAAGGATTGAATGCTGACGGATCGTGGAAAAGTCCGGAAGAACAACGGCAACGCTTCTCACGCTACCTGGACCAAAAAGATAAAGAATTGATTGTCTATTGTGGATCGGGCGTGACAGCCTGTGCCAATGTCGTGGCGCTCCATGAAGTTGGTTTGCAGCCCAAACTGTATGTGGGCAGCTGGAGCGATTGGATTAGCTATGAGGACAATGAGATTGAAACAGGGGATCATGGCGGACTAAAATAA
- a CDS encoding acyl-CoA carboxylase subunit beta, producing MDAKIEEMYERKRKIELGGGEKRIQAQHDKGKLTARERINLLLDDGSFVELNAFVEHRAHHLGLEAEAPGEGVVTGYGKIHGRLVYVFAQDFTVFGGALGEMHAQKIARVMDLAAKNGAPIIGLNDSGGARIQEGVVSLDGYGHIFYRNSIYSGVIPQISVIMGPCAGGAVYSPAITDFVFMVEKTSQMFITGPKVIESVTGEKISAEELGGAKVHAAKSGNAHFTAPSEPEVLDQVRRLLSYLPQNNEEDPPRIYSKDDRGWIEELKDVVPFEGTKVYDVRQLIELIVDDKDFMEVQPDFAKNIVIGFGRIKGQTVGLIANQPKVMAGGLDINSSDKLSRFIRFCDCFNIPLITFVDVTGFFPGVNQEHGGIIRHGAKILYAYSEATVPKITVILRKAYGGAYVALNSKAIGADIVYAWPNAEIAVMGPEGAANIIYAKEIQNSDNPAETRAQKIAEYRERYANPYIAAAYGMVDDVIDTRETRLKLIESLEMLKNKRESRPAKKHGNIPL from the coding sequence ATGGACGCTAAAATAGAAGAAATGTATGAACGCAAAAGAAAAATTGAACTGGGCGGAGGAGAAAAACGCATCCAAGCCCAGCATGACAAGGGAAAGTTGACGGCCAGGGAACGTATCAATTTGCTGTTGGACGATGGCAGCTTTGTGGAATTGAATGCATTTGTGGAGCACCGTGCCCATCATCTGGGGCTGGAAGCGGAAGCGCCGGGGGAAGGGGTGGTGACCGGTTACGGCAAAATTCATGGCCGCCTGGTTTATGTCTTTGCCCAAGACTTTACGGTATTTGGGGGAGCGCTGGGTGAGATGCATGCGCAAAAAATTGCCAGAGTCATGGATTTGGCTGCTAAAAACGGTGCTCCGATCATTGGGCTGAATGACTCTGGAGGTGCCCGCATTCAGGAAGGGGTTGTTTCTCTGGACGGTTACGGGCATATCTTTTACCGCAATTCAATCTATTCTGGTGTCATTCCTCAAATTTCGGTTATCATGGGTCCTTGTGCAGGCGGCGCCGTTTATTCTCCGGCTATTACCGACTTTGTGTTTATGGTGGAGAAAACAAGCCAGATGTTTATTACCGGCCCCAAGGTGATTGAATCGGTAACAGGTGAAAAAATAAGCGCCGAAGAACTGGGAGGGGCCAAGGTGCACGCGGCTAAAAGCGGGAATGCCCACTTTACCGCACCGAGTGAACCGGAAGTGCTGGATCAAGTCAGGCGCCTGCTAAGCTACCTGCCCCAAAACAATGAGGAAGATCCACCCCGCATCTACAGCAAGGATGACCGGGGCTGGATTGAGGAATTAAAAGATGTTGTCCCCTTTGAAGGGACTAAAGTGTATGATGTGCGCCAGCTGATTGAATTAATAGTGGACGACAAAGATTTTATGGAAGTTCAACCTGATTTCGCCAAAAACATTGTGATCGGCTTCGGCCGTATCAAAGGTCAGACTGTGGGCCTGATTGCAAACCAGCCTAAAGTGATGGCCGGTGGATTGGACATTAACTCTTCTGATAAATTATCCCGTTTTATCCGCTTCTGCGACTGCTTTAACATCCCGCTCATCACCTTTGTGGATGTCACCGGTTTCTTTCCAGGTGTCAACCAGGAACATGGGGGCATTATCCGTCACGGAGCTAAAATTTTATATGCTTATTCGGAAGCGACTGTTCCTAAAATTACGGTGATTTTACGCAAAGCTTACGGGGGAGCCTACGTTGCCTTAAACAGCAAGGCGATCGGTGCCGATATTGTTTACGCCTGGCCTAATGCTGAGATTGCGGTAATGGGACCGGAAGGGGCGGCCAATATCATCTATGCCAAGGAGATTCAAAACAGTGACAATCCGGCTGAAACAAGAGCCCAAAAGATTGCCGAATACCGGGAACGCTATGCCAACCCGTATATTGCCGCTGCCTATGGCATGGTGGATGACGTGATTGATACCCGGGAGACCCGGCTTAAACTGATCGAAAGCCTGGAGATGCTGAAAAATAAACGGGAATCCCGTCCTGCCAAGAAACATGGCAATATTCCCTTATAA
- the lipB gene encoding lipoyl(octanoyl) transferase LipB has translation MNWNEHWLETHIFRHKQPYDPMWDRQKEWVAEIDRHERLPSLLLLEHDHVYTFGRGGRQEHLLISEEMCKQKGIELANVDRGGDITYHGPGQLVGYPLILLKRWKNDAHLYLRMLEETIIKTLARYDIDAGRKPPYTGVWVGDEKIAAIGVKFNRGRQSKSFITSHGFALNVNTDLSMFEYIIPCGIREYGVTSMAKLLDHPLDLAEVMQVYQHIFVEEFQFEPHGLRVHEDSEPDGRSS, from the coding sequence ATGAACTGGAACGAACATTGGCTGGAAACACATATTTTTAGACATAAGCAACCCTACGATCCCATGTGGGACAGACAGAAAGAATGGGTGGCTGAAATTGACCGGCACGAACGTCTGCCGTCTCTTCTCCTTCTGGAACATGATCATGTGTATACCTTTGGCCGTGGCGGCCGGCAAGAGCATTTGCTCATTTCTGAAGAGATGTGTAAACAGAAGGGGATTGAACTGGCTAATGTTGACCGCGGGGGTGACATCACCTACCACGGGCCTGGTCAGCTGGTCGGTTATCCTCTGATCCTGCTTAAACGCTGGAAAAATGATGCCCACCTGTACCTGCGCATGCTGGAAGAAACCATTATCAAAACCTTGGCACGCTACGACATTGACGCGGGGCGCAAGCCGCCCTATACAGGGGTATGGGTAGGAGATGAAAAAATAGCGGCGATCGGTGTCAAATTTAACCGGGGCCGCCAATCTAAAAGTTTTATCACCAGTCACGGTTTTGCCCTGAATGTGAACACCGACCTGTCCATGTTCGAGTACATTATTCCCTGCGGGATCCGTGAATATGGGGTGACATCCATGGCCAAACTTTTGGATCACCCGTTAGATCTGGCGGAAGTGATGCAGGTCTATCAACATATTTTTGTGGAAGAGTTTCAGTTTGAGCCCCATGGGCTCAGGGTGCATGAGGATTCTGAACCTGATGGTAGAAGCAGCTAA
- the comGA gene encoding competence type IV pilus ATPase ComGA: MIDEAIRRRASDIHLQPKENQAEILFRIDGYLNVWKCTTSEQLKAMITRLKFIGDMDIGETRIPQDGAVYHTFFQDRLHLRLSTMPSVFGEKLVIRIFPLQQERLTLAHLGLTPRQYQLLQRMIRLPHGLLLITGPTGSGKTTTLYKILEALAEQKGKNICSLEDPVEMRMPALTQVQVNPQSGLTFAKGLRAMLRQDPDVIFVGEIRDEETAEIAVRAALTGHLVLSTLHTYNTVGAIVRLLEMGVKPYYLASALIGVVSQRLFRLLCSICQGKGCYGCFYTGYYGRRGVFEMLPVSQKIRTVIHNGGDEERLRQIVLELKIPSIAQQLIRYQAIGLTTAEECFTFLVADEYFHSTDPM, translated from the coding sequence ATGATTGATGAGGCTATACGGCGCAGGGCGAGTGACATCCACCTGCAGCCGAAGGAAAACCAAGCAGAGATTTTGTTTCGGATTGACGGTTACTTGAACGTTTGGAAATGCACCACATCTGAACAGTTGAAAGCCATGATCACCAGATTGAAATTTATCGGCGACATGGATATTGGTGAAACAAGAATTCCTCAGGATGGCGCTGTGTATCATACCTTTTTTCAAGACCGGCTTCATCTCAGACTGTCAACCATGCCGTCGGTGTTCGGTGAGAAGCTGGTGATTCGTATTTTCCCTCTGCAGCAAGAACGCCTCACCTTAGCTCACCTGGGACTTACACCTCGACAGTATCAACTCCTGCAGCGAATGATTCGGCTCCCGCATGGACTTTTGCTAATTACCGGCCCTACGGGTTCTGGCAAAACGACGACCTTGTATAAAATTCTTGAAGCGTTAGCTGAGCAAAAAGGGAAAAATATCTGCAGTTTGGAAGATCCCGTTGAAATGCGCATGCCAGCTTTAACACAAGTGCAAGTCAACCCTCAAAGCGGGCTAACCTTTGCCAAAGGCTTGCGCGCCATGTTGCGCCAAGATCCTGACGTGATTTTTGTAGGCGAAATTCGAGATGAGGAAACTGCTGAGATTGCGGTTCGTGCTGCACTCACTGGACATCTCGTCCTGTCCACGCTCCATACTTATAACACAGTGGGAGCCATAGTCCGCTTGCTGGAAATGGGAGTTAAGCCTTATTATTTGGCCAGTGCATTAATTGGTGTTGTTTCCCAACGCTTGTTTCGGCTGCTTTGTTCAATTTGTCAAGGCAAGGGATGTTATGGATGTTTTTATACCGGGTATTATGGCCGCCGCGGTGTTTTTGAGATGCTTCCTGTTTCACAGAAGATCAGAACAGTCATCCACAATGGGGGAGATGAGGAACGGCTGCGCCAGATTGTACTTGAGTTGAAAATTCCTTCTATTGCCCAGCAATTGATCCGCTATCAGGCTATTGGTTTAACAACAGCAGAAGAATGCTTTACTTTTTTAGTTGCAGATGAGTATTTCCATAGCACGGATCCGATGTGA
- a CDS encoding M20/M25/M40 family metallo-hydrolase, whose product MIKINETRLLNEFLELVQIDSETKHERQICDVLKKKLAELGLAVVEDNSQQVTGHGAGNLVATLKRNARATLPVIYFTAHMDTVAPGKGVKPVIKDGYVSSDGTTILGSDDKAGLAVLLEGIKVLKENHIPHGEIQFVLTVGEESGLVGSKALDTSLLRADFGFALDSNGPVGNIIVAAPAQAKLHVTVYGKSAHAGVNPEDGISAIQVASQAIAKMPLGRIDHETTANIGRFEGGQASNVVCDLVHILAEARSRQPEKLDKQVQRMKRCFEEAAQANGTTVAVDIEMMYPAFRFTEADPVVQVAKKAVQRVGRTPKLIESGGGSDANVISGYGIPTVNLAVGYQNIHTKEERMPIEELIKAAELFVAIVQEVAQASS is encoded by the coding sequence ATGATTAAGATTAATGAAACCCGCTTGTTGAATGAATTTTTGGAACTGGTGCAGATCGACAGCGAGACTAAACACGAACGCCAGATTTGTGATGTGTTGAAAAAGAAATTGGCCGAGCTGGGATTGGCTGTAGTGGAAGACAACAGCCAACAGGTGACGGGACATGGTGCCGGAAATTTAGTGGCCACGTTGAAAAGAAATGCGAGAGCAACGCTCCCTGTCATTTACTTTACTGCCCATATGGATACGGTGGCACCAGGCAAGGGCGTTAAGCCGGTTATTAAAGACGGTTATGTATCCAGTGACGGCACCACGATTCTGGGCAGTGACGACAAAGCAGGTCTGGCTGTTTTACTGGAAGGAATAAAGGTGTTAAAAGAAAACCATATCCCTCACGGTGAGATCCAATTTGTCTTGACAGTGGGCGAGGAATCGGGCCTGGTTGGTTCCAAGGCCCTGGACACCAGTTTGCTTCGGGCTGACTTTGGCTTTGCCCTGGACAGTAACGGTCCAGTCGGTAACATCATTGTCGCAGCACCTGCTCAGGCCAAATTGCATGTCACAGTGTATGGTAAGTCGGCTCATGCCGGGGTTAATCCTGAAGACGGGATCAGTGCCATCCAAGTGGCCAGCCAGGCGATTGCCAAGATGCCTTTGGGGCGGATTGACCATGAAACAACAGCCAATATCGGCCGCTTTGAAGGCGGGCAAGCCAGTAATGTGGTTTGTGACCTGGTTCATATATTAGCGGAGGCCCGCAGCCGGCAGCCGGAAAAACTGGATAAACAAGTACAAAGGATGAAACGCTGTTTCGAGGAGGCAGCACAGGCCAACGGCACTACCGTAGCTGTGGACATTGAAATGATGTATCCTGCCTTCCGTTTTACGGAGGCAGATCCTGTCGTTCAAGTGGCCAAAAAAGCGGTGCAAAGAGTAGGACGGACACCCAAGCTGATCGAAAGCGGGGGTGGCTCTGATGCCAATGTCATTTCAGGTTACGGCATACCCACGGTCAACCTGGCTGTAGGGTACCAAAACATACATACCAAAGAGGAACGGATGCCCATTGAGGAATTAATTAAAGCTGCAGAGCTGTTTGTAGCTATTGTGCAGGAAGTTGCCCAAGCCTCTTCCTAA
- the mce gene encoding methylmalonyl-CoA epimerase produces MDKIRVLIAKPGLDGHDRGALVIAQALRDQGMEVIYTGLRQSPEQIVASAIQEDVDCIGLSCLSGAHNELFPEVVRLLKEQGADDILVIGGGVIPAEDIPYLESQGIAKVFTPGASTKDIADYIRLALKEKKRKLLVDPPKKIAHIGIAVKSIEDSLPFYQQQLGLALEGIETVESEQVRVAFLKVGETRIELLESLSPDGPIATFIKHRGEGIHHLALEVDDIEARLKQLKENGVRLIHEQPKEGAHGAQIAFLHPKATGGVLLELWQYDQQTEEAWA; encoded by the coding sequence ATGGACAAAATACGCGTACTCATTGCCAAACCAGGATTAGATGGACATGACCGGGGAGCACTGGTGATTGCCCAAGCCCTGAGGGATCAAGGGATGGAGGTCATCTATACCGGATTGAGGCAGTCGCCGGAACAGATTGTGGCCAGCGCCATCCAAGAGGATGTTGACTGCATTGGCTTGTCCTGTTTATCTGGAGCCCATAATGAGCTGTTTCCCGAAGTGGTCCGACTCCTTAAGGAACAAGGGGCCGATGACATTCTGGTGATCGGCGGAGGAGTGATTCCGGCGGAAGATATTCCTTACCTGGAAAGCCAGGGCATTGCCAAAGTGTTTACACCGGGCGCATCAACCAAGGATATTGCCGACTATATCCGCTTGGCCCTTAAGGAGAAAAAGAGGAAACTGCTGGTGGACCCGCCTAAAAAAATTGCCCACATTGGCATTGCGGTCAAATCGATTGAAGATTCCCTTCCTTTTTACCAACAACAGCTTGGCTTGGCCTTGGAGGGCATTGAAACAGTGGAGTCGGAGCAGGTTAGAGTCGCCTTTTTGAAAGTGGGTGAGACCCGCATTGAGCTGCTGGAATCCCTGTCTCCAGACGGTCCGATTGCCACATTTATTAAGCACAGGGGCGAAGGAATTCACCATCTCGCTTTGGAGGTGGATGATATTGAGGCTCGCTTAAAGCAGTTGAAAGAAAACGGCGTACGTCTCATCCATGAGCAGCCTAAAGAAGGGGCACATGGTGCTCAAATCGCCTTTTTACACCCCAAAGCGACGGGAGGCGTCTTGCTCGAACTGTGGCAATATGATCAACAAACAGAGGAGGCATGGGCATGA
- a CDS encoding acyl-CoA mutase large subunit family protein — protein sequence MSKEEEFRKLYEQWRRKTEELIAKFPERKEVFVTSSGIPVERLYLPEQLDDQYMERLGFPGQYPFTRGIHPTMYRARQWTMRQYAGFGSAEETNKRFHYLLRQGQTGLSVAFDLPTQIGYDSDDPMARGEVGKVGVAIDSLEDMETLFEGIPLDQVSTSMTINAPAAILLAMYIAVAEKQGVPAEKLSGTIQNDILKEYIARGTYIFPPQPSMRLITDIFAYCSRHVPKWNTISISGYHIREAGATAVQELAFMMANAISYVEAALEAGLEIDQFAPRLAFFFNAHNNFFEEIAKFRAARRIWAKLMKERFGAKKEKSWMLRFHTQTGGSTLTAQQPDNNIVRVTIQALSAVLGGTQSLHTNSKDEALALPTEESARIALRTQQIIAYESGVGDTVDPLGGSYYVEALTDKIEQEVYRYLDKIEQLGGAVKAIEQGYMQREIHKAAYEAQQRIESGEDIIVGLNKFQIDDEPQPEILRVDPKLGEKQKEKLNHLRARRDSAKVEQALSRLRAAARGTENLMPPILDAVRAYATIGEICNVLREEFGEYRG from the coding sequence TTGTCTAAAGAAGAAGAGTTTCGCAAATTATACGAACAATGGCGGCGTAAAACGGAAGAACTGATCGCCAAGTTTCCAGAAAGAAAAGAGGTATTTGTAACTTCTTCGGGTATTCCTGTGGAGAGATTGTATTTGCCTGAACAGCTGGATGACCAGTATATGGAGCGCCTCGGGTTTCCGGGCCAGTATCCCTTTACCAGAGGGATACATCCCACCATGTACCGGGCCAGGCAATGGACCATGCGCCAATATGCCGGTTTTGGCTCTGCTGAGGAGACGAACAAACGCTTTCACTATCTTTTGCGACAAGGACAGACAGGTTTAAGTGTTGCCTTTGATTTACCCACCCAGATCGGTTATGACTCTGACGATCCCATGGCCAGAGGAGAAGTGGGAAAAGTCGGCGTGGCCATTGATTCTTTAGAGGATATGGAAACGCTCTTTGAGGGCATTCCATTGGATCAAGTCAGTACTTCTATGACGATCAATGCACCCGCTGCCATTTTGTTAGCCATGTATATTGCTGTGGCAGAGAAACAAGGGGTTCCTGCTGAAAAACTGTCTGGCACGATCCAGAACGATATTCTTAAAGAATATATTGCCCGGGGAACGTATATCTTTCCCCCCCAGCCCTCCATGCGTCTGATTACCGATATTTTTGCCTACTGCTCCCGGCATGTGCCCAAATGGAATACGATCAGCATCAGCGGTTACCATATCCGTGAAGCCGGGGCAACGGCAGTGCAAGAGTTGGCCTTCATGATGGCCAATGCGATCAGCTATGTGGAAGCGGCTTTAGAAGCGGGACTGGAAATTGACCAGTTTGCCCCGCGGCTGGCCTTCTTCTTCAATGCCCACAACAATTTCTTTGAAGAGATTGCCAAATTCCGTGCCGCACGGCGCATCTGGGCCAAGCTGATGAAAGAACGTTTCGGAGCCAAAAAAGAAAAGTCATGGATGCTTCGCTTCCACACACAAACAGGAGGCTCTACTTTGACGGCCCAACAGCCGGACAACAATATTGTGCGCGTGACGATTCAAGCCTTGAGTGCCGTCTTAGGAGGAACCCAAAGCTTGCATACCAACTCCAAGGATGAAGCTTTAGCCTTGCCAACGGAAGAATCGGCCAGAATTGCTTTAAGAACCCAGCAAATCATTGCTTATGAAAGCGGTGTGGGTGACACGGTTGATCCACTTGGCGGTTCCTACTATGTAGAGGCGCTAACCGATAAGATAGAACAAGAGGTGTACCGCTATTTGGACAAGATTGAACAACTGGGCGGCGCAGTCAAAGCCATTGAGCAGGGCTACATGCAAAGGGAGATTCACAAGGCAGCCTATGAAGCCCAGCAAAGGATTGAATCAGGAGAAGATATCATTGTAGGATTGAACAAGTTCCAAATTGATGATGAGCCCCAGCCGGAAATCTTGCGGGTGGATCCTAAGCTGGGAGAAAAACAAAAAGAAAAGTTAAACCATTTGAGAGCCAGGCGTGACTCAGCCAAAGTGGAACAGGCCTTGTCCCGGTTAAGAGCAGCAGCAAGGGGGACAGAAAACCTGATGCCCCCCATCTTGGATGCGGTCCGGGCTTACGCCACTATTGGTGAAATTTGCAATGTGTTGCGAGAAGAATTCGGGGAATACCGGGGATAA
- a CDS encoding DMT family transporter yields MWFTAAVLSALIFGLAGFAMKYGSTRQGALNPLLFGLYVSGSIGFAVIIVVEGELSINSWLMLAGLVVGVGSTWGNWLFMKALEVGPASLTSPLVNLNIVWVVLMSVIVYGEVLSWMEVAAILLLVMAVSLLPLDPQESLSIKSRVWYVLVLLATVLFFLRNGGLKITEEWGLNNTLVLFFAYLFGVVWSWGTLKYEQRGSDSENKPGRFGFGCGLVAGIFSFAGMQLYVYALATGPASIVSPVFAANSVVVAMLSVFFLKERLSLIQVVALTGIMTGIVLLRI; encoded by the coding sequence ATGTGGTTTACCGCTGCTGTGTTAAGTGCTCTCATCTTTGGATTAGCCGGGTTCGCCATGAAATATGGCTCAACTCGCCAAGGGGCTTTGAACCCTCTTTTGTTTGGATTGTATGTCAGTGGGAGCATAGGATTTGCTGTAATCATTGTTGTTGAAGGAGAACTCAGCATCAACAGCTGGCTCATGCTTGCAGGTTTGGTGGTCGGTGTTGGTTCTACGTGGGGGAATTGGTTATTTATGAAAGCGCTGGAGGTGGGACCGGCCAGTTTAACCTCCCCCTTGGTCAATTTGAACATTGTCTGGGTTGTACTGATGTCCGTTATTGTGTACGGTGAGGTATTGTCTTGGATGGAAGTGGCCGCCATTTTACTCCTGGTTATGGCGGTCAGTTTGCTCCCTCTCGATCCTCAGGAGTCATTATCCATAAAAAGCAGGGTTTGGTATGTTCTTGTTCTACTGGCCACTGTGCTCTTCTTTTTACGTAACGGTGGGTTAAAAATTACGGAAGAATGGGGCTTAAACAACACACTGGTTCTTTTTTTTGCTTATTTGTTCGGTGTGGTGTGGTCATGGGGGACACTAAAGTATGAACAAAGAGGATCCGACAGTGAGAACAAACCAGGCAGATTCGGCTTTGGCTGTGGTTTAGTAGCGGGCATTTTTTCTTTTGCCGGGATGCAATTGTATGTTTATGCTTTAGCGACTGGACCGGCCAGCATCGTCTCACCCGTGTTTGCAGCTAATAGTGTGGTTGTGGCCATGTTGTCAGTATTCTTCCTAAAAGAGCGTCTGTCTCTGATACAAGTGGTGGCTCTAACCGGTATCATGACCGGGATCGTCTTGCTGAGAATTTGA
- the trpS gene encoding tryptophan--tRNA ligase, with product MREAKTILSGIQPSGLLTIGNYLGAMQHFVRLQDEADCYFCIVDYHAITLPQDPQELKENIRRLAALYLAVGLDPQKVTLFVQSDVPEHTELGWIMICQSHMGELERMTQYKDKSKKLKSIPVGLFTYPALQAADILLYQATHVPVGEDQKQHIELTRDLAERFNHRYGDVFVIPEPMIASFGARIMSLDDPTTKMSKSNPNENSYISMLDEPKVIEKKIKRAVTDSGHEIRFDPEEKAAISNLMTIYGQFTGQTMEEVEQHFKGCGYGQFKKELAEVVIDRLRPIQEKYREIYPSSELDRVLEEGAQKAREKAQQTLAKVKQALGVGLK from the coding sequence ATGCGTGAAGCGAAAACTATTCTGTCTGGCATTCAACCCAGCGGACTGTTAACCATCGGCAACTACTTGGGGGCCATGCAGCACTTTGTCCGTCTGCAAGATGAAGCTGATTGCTACTTCTGTATTGTGGATTATCATGCCATCACTTTGCCGCAGGACCCACAGGAACTGAAAGAGAATATCCGCCGCTTGGCCGCCTTATACCTGGCCGTCGGACTGGATCCCCAAAAGGTCACGTTGTTTGTTCAATCCGATGTTCCTGAGCATACGGAGCTGGGCTGGATTATGATCTGCCAGTCCCACATGGGTGAACTGGAGCGCATGACCCAGTACAAGGACAAGTCCAAAAAACTGAAAAGCATTCCCGTCGGCCTGTTCACCTACCCTGCGTTGCAAGCAGCAGATATTCTGTTGTACCAGGCCACCCATGTACCGGTTGGAGAGGATCAAAAGCAGCATATTGAACTGACCCGCGATCTCGCCGAGCGCTTTAATCACCGTTATGGAGACGTGTTTGTCATCCCTGAACCGATGATTGCTTCATTTGGTGCCCGGATTATGTCTTTGGATGATCCCACCACCAAGATGAGTAAAAGCAATCCCAATGAAAACAGCTATATTTCCATGCTTGACGAGCCTAAAGTAATTGAAAAGAAAATTAAGCGGGCCGTGACCGATTCAGGTCATGAAATCCGCTTTGATCCCGAGGAAAAAGCGGCCATCAGCAACCTGATGACCATCTACGGCCAGTTTACCGGCCAAACCATGGAAGAGGTAGAGCAACATTTTAAAGGCTGCGGTTATGGCCAGTTCAAAAAAGAACTGGCTGAAGTGGTCATTGACCGCTTGCGACCCATCCAGGAGAAATACCGCGAGATTTATCCCTCCTCAGAACTGGACCGGGTGCTGGAAGAAGGCGCTCAGAAGGCTCGTGAGAAGGCACAACAAACCTTGGCCAAAGTTAAACAGGCTTTGGGGGTAGGCTTAAAATGA
- a CDS encoding TetR/AcrR family transcriptional regulator encodes MPQKSTKERILETALELFEARGYHGVTVDQIVQESGTSKGGFYHNFKSKDELLYIIHDSFISYVLDKAQEAYEEWQTPTERLYAIVRSFVMMFEQYRAHVTVFYQESLYLSPEYFKKIKQKRDRYKDMMFKVIEEGIKCGEFRPDVPVPITSMAIFGMINWTYKWYKEDGLYTIGEIADMFADLVLHAVLTDKARQNKQYARLFLKSKQV; translated from the coding sequence ATGCCACAGAAGTCAACAAAGGAACGAATTTTGGAAACGGCTCTAGAGCTCTTTGAAGCACGTGGTTATCACGGGGTGACCGTTGATCAGATTGTGCAGGAAAGCGGAACGTCAAAGGGGGGATTTTACCACAACTTTAAATCGAAAGATGAGCTGCTATATATCATTCATGATTCATTTATCTCCTATGTTCTGGACAAAGCCCAAGAAGCTTACGAAGAGTGGCAAACACCCACGGAGAGATTGTATGCCATTGTCAGGTCGTTTGTCATGATGTTTGAGCAATACCGGGCCCATGTGACTGTCTTTTACCAGGAAAGTTTATACCTTTCTCCTGAATACTTTAAGAAGATTAAACAGAAGAGGGACCGATATAAAGATATGATGTTTAAAGTGATTGAGGAGGGGATTAAATGCGGTGAATTCCGCCCGGATGTTCCTGTGCCGATCACATCCATGGCCATTTTTGGCATGATTAACTGGACTTATAAATGGTATAAGGAAGACGGTCTCTATACCATTGGGGAGATTGCTGATATGTTTGCTGATTTGGTTCTGCATGCTGTCCTGACCGATAAAGCGCGCCAAAATAAGCAATACGCCCGCCTCTTCTTGAAGTCGAAACAAGTTTAA
- the prli42 gene encoding stressosome-associated protein Prli42, with the protein MLPKKLVKTVVYIVIVALVLSTLLMGIGLFAY; encoded by the coding sequence ATGCTGCCAAAAAAACTAGTCAAAACAGTTGTCTACATTGTCATTGTGGCACTTGTGCTCTCCACATTATTGATGGGTATCGGCTTATTTGCTTATTAA